Proteins from a genomic interval of Halopseudomonas litoralis:
- a CDS encoding AzlC family ABC transporter permease, translating into MPENTVNLYEFNRQDVWAGFKQLVPIAIFVIAFGAAFGLAATQAGLSPSLSMFMSTLVFAGASQFAALELWGTHIPVVPLALTVFAINARHLLMGASLYPWLRYLSPAKRYGIMLVASDANWVMSVQAFHRGQPGFGLLFGGGLALWSFWIFGTWLGIYFGGAIQDATLYGLDMVMGCFLLAMAVGGDKSIRLWIIWAIAAGSALLAYWYLPENSHVVVGALAGGVLGAVWTEKLP; encoded by the coding sequence ATGCCAGAAAACACTGTAAATCTGTATGAATTCAATCGCCAGGATGTCTGGGCAGGATTCAAGCAGCTTGTACCCATTGCGATTTTTGTCATCGCTTTCGGCGCGGCCTTTGGGCTTGCGGCGACTCAGGCCGGGTTATCGCCTTCCCTGAGCATGTTCATGAGTACGCTGGTGTTCGCCGGTGCCTCCCAGTTCGCCGCGTTGGAGTTGTGGGGCACGCACATTCCGGTAGTTCCGCTGGCCCTTACGGTCTTCGCCATCAATGCCCGCCACCTGTTGATGGGCGCCTCGCTTTACCCGTGGCTGCGTTATTTATCACCGGCCAAGCGGTACGGCATCATGCTGGTGGCGTCCGATGCCAATTGGGTGATGTCGGTACAGGCATTTCATCGCGGGCAGCCAGGCTTCGGACTGCTGTTCGGTGGCGGTCTGGCACTCTGGTCTTTCTGGATTTTCGGCACCTGGCTGGGTATTTATTTTGGCGGCGCCATACAGGACGCGACCCTGTATGGGCTGGACATGGTGATGGGCTGTTTCCTGCTGGCCATGGCGGTTGGCGGCGACAAAAGTATCCGGCTGTGGATTATCTGGGCAATTGCAGCTGGCTCAGCTCTGCTCGCCTACTGGTACCTGCCAGAGAACAGTCATGTCGTGGTAGGCGCCCTGGCCGGCGGTGTGCTGGGTGCGGTGTGGACGGAGAAGCTGCCATGA
- the dnaG gene encoding DNA primase, which yields MAGLIPQGFIDDLLGRTDVVEVVGSRLKLKKTGKNYSALCPFHNEKSPSFSVSPDKQFYYCFGCGAGGNAIGFLMDFERLDFPQAVDELARQAGVEVPREDSGGNRGPRQTRQDSPLYPVLENAAAYYRQQLRRHAQRKRAVEYLQQRGLSGQIAKLYDLGFASPGWNNLMGHLATDNSEEKLLIEAGLVVENPDSGKRYDRFRDRIIFPIRDSRGRVIGFGGRVLGDDKPKYLNSPETPVFHKGRELYGLYEARKQNRQLDDILVVEGYMDVIALAQHGVTNAVATLGTATSEEHLKRLFRIVNSVVFCFDGDNAGRQAAWRALQSCLPVLEDGRHVRFMFLPDGQDPDSLIRSEGHDAFRARMVQQAQPLTEYLFRHLAEEAPPDSLEGKAHLATLALPLIEQIPGSLLRRLLRQSLESRTGMDLDSLPTSEPASPPSIDYDYDYGSERQLNEMPDWAAPAPSAAPSRTQRRPQKRERSAVESPVMGATRTLLHHPHLAGLVKQARQLANEDDEEAQLLIALIDALQKNPQLSTIELLARWHGTALGDQLNQLAEKEWLLNIPSANLEQQFFDTINILMARQTDRQIQYLLDKSAQAPLTAEEKQLLRELLSRRHTPTVGT from the coding sequence ATGGCCGGGCTGATCCCACAGGGTTTCATTGACGATCTTCTTGGACGCACCGATGTGGTCGAGGTGGTCGGCTCACGCCTGAAACTCAAGAAGACCGGCAAGAACTACTCGGCACTGTGCCCCTTCCACAACGAAAAATCGCCCTCCTTCAGTGTCAGCCCCGACAAGCAGTTCTATTATTGCTTCGGCTGCGGCGCTGGCGGCAATGCCATTGGCTTCCTGATGGATTTCGAGCGCCTGGATTTCCCCCAGGCCGTCGACGAACTGGCACGCCAGGCTGGCGTGGAAGTGCCTCGCGAAGATAGCGGCGGCAACCGCGGCCCACGGCAAACGCGTCAGGACAGTCCGCTGTATCCCGTACTGGAAAATGCCGCCGCCTATTATCGGCAGCAGCTGCGCCGCCATGCCCAGCGCAAGCGGGCGGTGGAGTATCTGCAGCAGCGCGGCCTCAGCGGTCAGATCGCCAAGCTGTACGACCTCGGTTTCGCTTCGCCTGGCTGGAATAACCTGATGGGACATCTGGCCACTGACAACAGTGAAGAGAAGCTGCTGATCGAAGCCGGGCTGGTGGTGGAGAACCCCGACAGCGGCAAACGCTACGATCGCTTCCGCGACCGGATCATCTTTCCCATCCGCGACAGCCGCGGCCGGGTGATCGGCTTCGGCGGTCGGGTACTGGGCGACGACAAACCCAAGTACCTCAACTCACCCGAGACCCCGGTTTTTCACAAGGGCCGGGAACTGTATGGGCTGTATGAGGCCCGCAAGCAGAACCGCCAACTGGACGACATTCTGGTGGTGGAGGGCTACATGGATGTCATCGCCCTGGCCCAACACGGCGTGACCAATGCCGTCGCAACCCTGGGCACGGCCACCAGCGAAGAGCACCTCAAGCGCCTGTTCCGTATCGTCAACAGCGTGGTGTTCTGCTTCGATGGTGACAATGCCGGCCGTCAGGCCGCCTGGCGTGCATTGCAATCCTGTCTGCCAGTACTGGAAGACGGTCGCCATGTGCGCTTCATGTTCCTACCCGATGGCCAGGATCCGGATAGCCTGATCCGCAGCGAAGGCCACGACGCCTTCCGCGCGCGCATGGTGCAGCAAGCCCAGCCCCTGACCGAATATCTGTTCCGTCATCTGGCTGAAGAAGCGCCGCCGGACAGCCTGGAAGGCAAAGCCCACCTGGCTACCCTGGCGCTGCCACTGATTGAACAGATCCCCGGCAGCCTGCTGCGCCGCCTGTTGCGGCAGTCCCTGGAATCGCGCACCGGGATGGACCTGGATAGCCTGCCGACGTCAGAACCGGCAAGTCCGCCCAGCATCGACTACGATTATGATTATGGCTCTGAGCGCCAACTCAATGAAATGCCCGACTGGGCCGCTCCAGCGCCGAGCGCAGCGCCCAGTCGCACTCAACGCCGCCCCCAGAAGCGCGAGCGCAGCGCAGTGGAAAGCCCGGTCATGGGCGCCACCCGCACGCTGCTGCATCACCCGCATCTGGCCGGCCTGGTGAAACAGGCCAGACAGTTGGCCAATGAGGATGACGAAGAGGCGCAGCTGCTGATTGCATTGATCGACGCCCTGCAGAAAAACCCGCAGCTGTCGACAATAGAGTTATTGGCCAGGTGGCATGGAACAGCCTTGGGAGACCAGCTCAACCAGCTGGCAGAAAAGGAATGGCTGCTGAATATTCCCAGCGCCAACCTTGAACAACAGTTTTTCGACACCATAAACATACTGATGGCAAGGCAAACCGACCGTCAGATTCAATACCTCCTCGACAAGTCGGCCCAGGCCCCACTCACCGCCGAGGAAAAACAGCTGCTGCGGGAGCTTCTGAGCAGAAGACATACACCAACTGTCGGAACCTGA
- a CDS encoding MFS transporter, with product MSTSPRYSLIAGLALIIGFNLRPIMASIGPLLDILQQDLGLSSTQASLLTTLPVFLMGVCALAGPWLQRWVGEVRGIALGMLLITLASAARLLIDSAAWLIVSAAVAGTGIAMVQALMPAWLKRNHPERAGSLMGLFTTGIMGGAVIAAAGAAPAAEIGGWRLVLGVALIPALLALIAWMRYAGGRQRTADRVVLPYRNARAWFLLAFFGIGTSAYTLVLAWLPAYYIDLGRSPVHAGYLLGALSAMEVVSGLAVSSLVHRFPDRRPLLTFVILLMLAGLGCLILAPISLMLPAIVLLGLGIGALFPLSLIVTLDHADSPAQAGALLAFVQGGGYAIAALMPLLAGVIRDTMASLQWAWVCMVFGALVVLVMTWRLGRTDDEMGAEAAASL from the coding sequence ATGTCGACCTCTCCCCGGTACTCGCTGATTGCGGGGCTTGCCTTAATTATTGGTTTCAATCTTCGGCCGATCATGGCCTCCATCGGGCCGTTGCTGGACATACTCCAGCAGGATCTCGGGCTCAGCAGCACCCAGGCCAGTCTATTGACCACCTTGCCGGTTTTTCTGATGGGCGTTTGTGCTCTTGCCGGACCGTGGCTGCAACGCTGGGTAGGCGAGGTGCGGGGAATAGCGCTCGGCATGCTGTTGATCACACTGGCCAGCGCGGCGCGATTATTGATTGATTCGGCCGCCTGGCTGATCGTCTCGGCGGCTGTTGCCGGCACCGGGATCGCCATGGTCCAGGCTCTGATGCCCGCCTGGCTGAAAAGAAACCACCCCGAGCGGGCAGGCTCGCTCATGGGGTTGTTTACCACCGGCATCATGGGCGGAGCGGTGATCGCCGCAGCCGGGGCGGCACCGGCTGCGGAAATAGGCGGCTGGCGCCTGGTACTGGGCGTAGCCTTGATTCCGGCTTTGCTCGCACTGATTGCCTGGATGCGCTATGCCGGCGGCCGACAGCGCACGGCGGACCGGGTCGTACTGCCATACCGCAACGCGCGGGCCTGGTTCCTGTTAGCGTTTTTCGGTATTGGCACCAGCGCTTACACGCTTGTGCTCGCATGGCTGCCGGCCTACTACATTGATCTTGGGCGCTCACCGGTCCACGCCGGCTACCTGCTCGGCGCGCTATCGGCGATGGAAGTGGTATCCGGGCTGGCCGTGTCATCCCTGGTGCATCGTTTCCCGGATCGTCGACCGCTGCTGACCTTTGTCATTCTGCTGATGCTGGCCGGGCTGGGCTGCCTGATTCTGGCACCAATATCACTCATGCTACCGGCCATCGTCTTGCTTGGGCTGGGCATTGGTGCCCTCTTTCCGCTGTCGCTGATCGTCACCCTGGATCATGCTGACTCCCCGGCCCAGGCCGGCGCGTTGCTGGCGTTCGTGCAGGGTGGTGGCTATGCCATAGCGGCGTTGATGCCGCTGCTCGCGGGCGTCATCAGGGATACCATGGCATCGCTGCAATGGGCGTGGGTCTGTATGGTCTTTGGTGCACTGGTGGTGCTGGTGATGACCTGGCGGCTGGGTAGGACTGATGACGAGATGGGGGCTGAGGCCGCTGCTTCGCTGTAA
- the rpoD gene encoding RNA polymerase sigma factor RpoD gives MSGKAQQQSRLKELIARGREQGYLTYAEVNDHLPEDISDPEQVEDIIRMINDMGITVFEAAPDADALLLADNDADEAAAEEAAAALAAVESDIGRTTDPVRMYMREMGTVELLTREGEIEIAKRIEEGIREVMAAISMFPGTVEGIITDYQRIAEEGGRLSDIFSGYIDPDDDGMSGTDNAIVPGEATKAKNDKKSDDDENEEEDDTEEEEEGDGGPDPEIARQRFGAVNDQLQKVRKVLKKHARNSPEAIAELEALALLFMPIKLVPKQYEALVVRVRSTQDSVRAQERAIMQLCVRDARMPRADFLRSFPGNETNDQWVDGLLADKPRYAEGLEAVKADIIRAQKKLVALEQDSQLTIAEIKDINRRMSIGEARARRAKKEMVEANLRLVISIAKKYTNRGLQFLDLIQEGNIGLMKAVDKFEYRRGYKFSTYATWWIRQAITRSIADQARTIRIPVHMIETINKLNRISRQMLQEMGREPTPEELGERMEMPEDKIRKVLKIAKEPISMETPIGDDEDSHLGDFIEDGAMESPIDSATVESLKEATRDVLSGLTAREAKVLRMRFGIDMNTDHTLEEVGKQFDVTRERIRQIEAKALRKLRHPTRSDHLRSFLDE, from the coding sequence ATGTCCGGAAAAGCGCAACAGCAATCCCGTCTCAAAGAGCTTATTGCCCGCGGTCGCGAGCAAGGCTACTTGACCTACGCGGAAGTCAACGACCATCTGCCTGAGGATATCTCAGATCCGGAACAGGTTGAAGACATCATTCGCATGATCAACGACATGGGAATCACAGTCTTTGAGGCTGCACCCGATGCCGATGCTCTTCTGCTGGCCGATAACGATGCCGATGAAGCCGCCGCTGAAGAAGCTGCCGCTGCTCTGGCCGCCGTGGAAAGCGACATCGGCCGGACAACCGACCCGGTGCGCATGTACATGCGCGAGATGGGTACCGTCGAGCTGCTGACCCGCGAAGGTGAAATCGAAATCGCCAAACGCATCGAGGAAGGCATCCGCGAAGTCATGGCGGCCATCTCCATGTTCCCCGGCACCGTCGAAGGCATCATTACCGACTACCAGCGCATCGCCGAAGAAGGCGGTCGCCTGTCGGATATCTTCAGCGGTTACATCGACCCTGACGATGACGGCATGTCCGGCACTGACAATGCCATTGTGCCCGGCGAAGCCACCAAGGCAAAGAACGACAAGAAGTCGGACGACGACGAGAACGAAGAAGAAGACGACACCGAAGAAGAGGAAGAAGGTGATGGCGGTCCGGATCCGGAAATCGCCCGTCAGCGTTTTGGCGCCGTCAATGACCAACTGCAGAAAGTCCGCAAGGTACTGAAGAAGCACGCTCGTAACAGCCCGGAAGCCATTGCCGAGCTTGAAGCACTGGCCCTGCTGTTCATGCCGATCAAACTGGTGCCCAAGCAGTACGAAGCACTGGTGGTTCGCGTCCGCAGCACCCAGGACAGCGTCCGCGCCCAGGAACGCGCCATCATGCAGCTCTGCGTGCGTGATGCCCGTATGCCGCGCGCCGACTTCCTGCGCAGCTTCCCCGGTAACGAAACCAATGATCAGTGGGTCGACGGTCTGCTGGCTGACAAGCCGCGCTATGCCGAAGGCCTGGAAGCGGTCAAGGCGGACATCATCCGCGCGCAGAAGAAACTCGTTGCGCTCGAGCAGGATTCTCAGCTGACGATTGCCGAGATCAAGGACATCAACCGTCGCATGTCGATCGGTGAAGCCCGTGCTCGTCGCGCCAAGAAGGAAATGGTCGAAGCCAACCTGCGTCTGGTTATCTCGATCGCCAAGAAGTACACCAACCGCGGTCTGCAGTTCCTCGACCTGATCCAGGAAGGCAACATCGGCCTGATGAAGGCTGTAGACAAGTTCGAATACCGCCGCGGCTACAAGTTCTCGACTTACGCCACCTGGTGGATCCGGCAGGCCATCACCCGCTCGATCGCTGACCAGGCGCGCACCATACGAATTCCGGTGCACATGATCGAGACGATCAACAAGCTCAACCGCATCTCCCGTCAGATGCTGCAGGAAATGGGTCGCGAACCCACGCCCGAAGAGCTTGGCGAGCGTATGGAAATGCCCGAGGACAAGATCCGCAAGGTATTGAAGATCGCCAAGGAACCGATCTCCATGGAAACCCCCATCGGTGACGACGAAGACTCGCACCTGGGTGATTTCATCGAGGACGGCGCCATGGAATCGCCGATCGACTCGGCCACTGTGGAAAGCCTCAAGGAAGCCACGCGCGACGTACTGTCCGGCCTCACTGCCCGTGAAGCCAAGGTACTGCGCATGCGTTTCGGCATCGACATGAACACCGACCACACCCTGGAAGAAGTCGGCAAGCAGTTCGACGTCACCCGGGAGCGGATTCGTCAGATCGAAGCCAAGGCTCTGCGCAAGCTGCGTCACCCGACCCGCAGCGATCACCTGCGCAGCTTCCTCGACGAGTAA
- a CDS encoding AzlD family protein produces MNIETVGLGAPIIVLIMAVVTLTTRWGGVFVMSFVPISYRVKQFISAMSGSVLVALLTPMALEGDTSARLALLTTALIMLVWKKPLPAIAAGILMAAVSRQF; encoded by the coding sequence ATGAACATCGAGACAGTTGGTCTTGGCGCGCCGATCATAGTGCTGATCATGGCTGTTGTGACCCTGACGACCCGCTGGGGTGGCGTCTTCGTCATGTCGTTTGTGCCCATCAGCTACCGGGTCAAGCAGTTCATCAGCGCCATGTCCGGTTCAGTGCTGGTAGCGCTGCTGACGCCCATGGCCCTTGAGGGCGATACCAGCGCACGCCTGGCGCTACTGACAACAGCACTCATCATGCTGGTCTGGAAAAAACCCTTGCCTGCCATTGCTGCCGGTATTCTGATGGCTGCAGTTTCAAGACAGTTCTGA
- a CDS encoding penicillin acylase family protein, with protein MQQYMQRGSLAQLGLISTFLVLGACKFGGSGGGSDSPPPAGYKATIERTTYGVPHITADNLGGAGYGHGYAIAEDNLCVLADAFLTFRGERSQYFGPDEPASPMSTFGSPPNLEADFFFRFVVDDQQVSKFKNAQSDDVRELLRGFTAGYNRYVNEIQDGQHAGRHTDCRNQEWLTSVTEDDLMRRLVGLNLAASSANWVEEIASAQPPAIGATTLRSRSAPRELDIDPERFKLGRKNGIGSNTFAFGSDATETGESLLFANPHWYHLGIDRFYQVHMTVPGKLDISGAAIMGSPMIQMGFNDDIAWAHTVSTAYRFTLYQLQLANGDPTRYIQDGQEKSLEATEITIQVKQDDGSLAPASRTLYRSVYGPMINLAGMGLPGWNEQIAFTLRDINLENTRSFENFFAWNQAESLSDFYDITRQYVGIPWVNTTAIGRDDERALYSDITAVPNVPDSMLADCLAPGLGPVVIQLVPGLPLLDGTRSACDWRTDPDSKQPGAFGPGKLPSLFSTDYVANMNDSYWLSNPEQPLTGFDGIIGRENYPQTLRTRMGHTLVRERLTGTDGLNGHQASSENIRDIVLNSRVYSAELLKDEVLASVCDAGAPDIEQQACQILGNWNNTGEVDAVGAHIWTAFWVKLQDLELDMDLYATPFDAADPINTPAGLSTSGAVQDAIRGVFSDAVAELVEADIPLNAKLGDIQFFLKPGEQISQYGGEGEEGYFTVLRNTYMHVVDFPEDEPVRAYTFLSNSQSTDPTSPHYADYTEAYAAKNWHRVPFTRAQIEAERISSIDISE; from the coding sequence ATGCAGCAGTATATGCAGCGTGGAAGTCTCGCTCAGCTAGGATTGATCAGTACCTTCCTGGTGCTGGGTGCGTGCAAGTTTGGTGGCAGTGGCGGTGGTAGCGATAGCCCTCCTCCCGCCGGCTACAAGGCAACCATCGAACGCACTACCTACGGCGTTCCCCATATTACCGCGGATAACCTCGGAGGCGCAGGCTACGGCCACGGTTACGCCATTGCAGAGGACAACCTTTGTGTACTGGCAGATGCCTTTCTGACCTTCCGTGGCGAGCGCTCACAGTATTTCGGGCCGGATGAACCCGCCTCACCCATGAGCACCTTCGGTTCACCGCCCAATCTGGAAGCGGACTTCTTCTTCCGCTTTGTCGTCGATGATCAGCAGGTCAGTAAATTCAAGAATGCACAGTCCGATGACGTGCGCGAGCTTCTGCGCGGCTTCACTGCGGGTTATAACCGCTACGTAAATGAGATACAGGATGGCCAGCATGCCGGGCGCCACACCGACTGCCGCAACCAGGAATGGCTGACGAGCGTAACCGAAGACGATCTCATGCGCCGGCTCGTTGGGCTCAACCTGGCCGCCAGCAGCGCCAACTGGGTGGAAGAAATCGCCAGCGCGCAGCCGCCGGCCATAGGTGCCACCACGCTGCGCAGCCGCAGCGCTCCGCGGGAGCTGGACATCGACCCGGAACGTTTCAAGCTGGGCCGCAAGAACGGTATCGGCAGTAACACCTTCGCCTTTGGCAGCGATGCTACCGAAACCGGTGAAAGCCTGCTGTTTGCCAATCCCCATTGGTATCACCTGGGCATCGACCGCTTCTATCAGGTGCACATGACCGTCCCCGGCAAATTGGACATCTCCGGCGCCGCCATCATGGGCTCGCCCATGATCCAGATGGGCTTCAACGACGATATCGCCTGGGCACATACCGTCTCCACCGCCTATCGCTTCACCCTCTATCAGTTGCAGCTGGCAAATGGCGATCCTACGCGCTATATCCAGGATGGCCAGGAAAAATCACTGGAGGCGACCGAGATCACCATTCAGGTCAAGCAAGACGATGGTTCGCTGGCGCCCGCTTCCCGCACCTTGTATCGCTCTGTTTACGGGCCGATGATCAATCTCGCCGGTATGGGCCTGCCCGGCTGGAACGAACAGATCGCCTTTACCCTGCGCGATATCAACCTGGAAAACACCCGCTCCTTCGAGAACTTCTTCGCCTGGAATCAGGCGGAGTCGCTGAGCGACTTCTATGACATAACCCGGCAGTACGTCGGCATCCCCTGGGTCAACACCACAGCTATTGGCCGCGACGATGAGCGTGCGCTCTATTCCGACATCACCGCCGTGCCCAACGTACCCGACAGCATGTTGGCTGACTGCCTGGCTCCAGGTCTCGGTCCCGTCGTCATCCAGTTGGTACCGGGCTTGCCGCTGCTGGATGGCACCCGCAGCGCATGCGACTGGCGCACCGACCCCGACTCGAAGCAACCCGGCGCATTCGGCCCCGGCAAACTGCCCAGCCTGTTCTCCACCGACTATGTCGCCAACATGAACGACAGTTACTGGCTGAGCAATCCCGAGCAGCCACTGACCGGTTTTGATGGCATCATCGGGCGCGAGAATTACCCGCAAACCCTGCGCACCCGCATGGGTCATACCCTGGTGAGGGAGCGTTTGACGGGTACTGATGGCCTGAACGGTCACCAGGCCAGCAGCGAGAATATCCGCGATATCGTCCTCAATAGCCGGGTCTACAGCGCCGAGCTGCTGAAAGACGAGGTGCTTGCCAGCGTATGCGACGCGGGCGCACCGGATATCGAGCAGCAGGCCTGTCAGATTCTGGGCAACTGGAATAATACCGGTGAGGTCGACGCGGTCGGTGCGCATATCTGGACTGCATTCTGGGTCAAGTTGCAGGATCTGGAGCTGGATATGGATCTGTACGCTACGCCTTTCGATGCGGCCGATCCAATCAATACACCAGCCGGTTTGAGCACCAGCGGCGCCGTGCAGGACGCTATTCGCGGAGTGTTCTCCGATGCTGTGGCAGAATTGGTCGAAGCCGATATTCCGCTCAACGCCAAGCTGGGCGATATCCAGTTCTTCCTCAAACCGGGCGAGCAGATTTCCCAATATGGTGGCGAAGGTGAGGAAGGTTACTTCACCGTGCTGCGCAATACCTATATGCACGTCGTGGATTTTCCGGAGGATGAACCGGTGCGAGCCTATACCTTCCTGAGCAATTCCCAATCCACCGACCCGACCAGCCCGCATTATGCCGACTACACCGAAGCCTATGCGGCAAAGAACTGGCACCGAGTACCCTTCACCCGAGCGCAAATAGAAGCTGAGCGCATCTCCAGCATCGATATCAGCGAATAG
- the rpsU gene encoding 30S ribosomal protein S21: MPAVKVKENEPFDVALRRFKRSCEKAGVLAEVRRRESYEKPTTERKRKAAAAVKRHAKKLQRENRRRERLY; the protein is encoded by the coding sequence ATGCCTGCCGTCAAAGTAAAAGAGAACGAACCCTTCGACGTGGCCCTGCGTCGTTTCAAGCGCTCCTGCGAAAAAGCTGGCGTCTTGGCTGAAGTCCGCCGTCGCGAGTCCTACGAGAAGCCCACTACTGAGCGCAAGCGCAAGGCAGCTGCTGCTGTCAAGCGTCACGCCAAGAAGCTGCAGCGCGAAAACCGTCGTCGCGAGCGTCTGTACTGA
- a CDS encoding sensor histidine kinase — translation MPLQADSNLTNGSQPGRRLRSRMLIALSLVFVLGFGVSALHMYGTRDELRRAVLLVQAEAVSEGFTSDRPLAELPRYHAGGQMEYTLYAVDGQLLGYSDYMDRPRRLRTAALAPESSWWRWSPHGGYSINAPVRLPDGATLMVSRNDQNERAMLDQLLLERLRHSLILMLPVGLLCILLILLLLNWTLRPVRRAARLAQGIGPDTPERRIPLQGLPGEFYPLAVAANCALDRLARAYEAERRFIADAAHELRTPLAVLDLRLQDARHSGELDWPALEAEMRQLRRLVSQLLELAHQEGATERGGAEQQTNLSRLSREVTASLLPLFEAQGRGITVHIEDSLRCQGNTDELREVLVNLLDNALTHGAGTVQVNVCRRAEGIMLEVADEGPGVPTAEREAMFQRFRKGRRSGTGTGLGLAIVRRIVENAGGQSGFVQGRGNALQVLLMEVSQTDPV, via the coding sequence ATGCCACTGCAAGCTGACAGCAACCTGACGAATGGATCACAGCCCGGTCGGCGTCTGCGCTCCCGCATGCTGATAGCGCTGTCGCTGGTCTTCGTGCTGGGTTTCGGCGTGTCCGCCTTGCACATGTATGGCACGCGGGACGAACTGCGCCGCGCCGTACTGCTGGTGCAGGCTGAAGCAGTCAGCGAAGGTTTCACCAGCGATCGGCCTCTGGCCGAGTTGCCGCGTTATCATGCCGGTGGGCAGATGGAGTACACCCTGTATGCGGTGGACGGGCAGTTGCTCGGGTACTCCGATTATATGGATCGACCACGGCGTCTGCGCACAGCGGCGCTGGCGCCCGAGTCATCCTGGTGGCGCTGGAGCCCTCATGGTGGGTACAGCATCAATGCGCCGGTACGACTGCCAGATGGCGCGACTCTGATGGTGTCGCGCAATGACCAGAACGAGCGCGCCATGCTCGACCAACTGCTGTTGGAACGTCTGCGCCACAGCCTGATCCTGATGCTGCCGGTGGGGCTGTTGTGCATTCTACTTATCCTGTTACTGCTCAATTGGACACTGCGCCCGGTACGCCGCGCGGCTCGGTTGGCGCAAGGTATTGGTCCGGATACACCTGAGCGGCGTATACCCTTGCAAGGCTTGCCCGGTGAGTTTTATCCGTTGGCCGTGGCGGCCAATTGTGCACTCGACCGCCTGGCGCGAGCCTACGAGGCCGAGCGCCGCTTCATCGCCGACGCCGCTCATGAACTGCGTACACCCTTGGCGGTACTCGATCTGCGGCTGCAGGATGCGCGCCATAGCGGCGAGCTGGATTGGCCCGCGCTGGAAGCGGAGATGCGCCAGTTGCGCCGGCTGGTCAGCCAGTTGCTGGAACTGGCCCACCAGGAAGGCGCTACCGAGCGAGGTGGAGCGGAGCAGCAGACCAACCTGTCGCGCCTGAGCCGTGAGGTGACGGCTTCGCTGTTGCCGTTGTTCGAAGCGCAGGGCCGTGGCATCACTGTTCATATTGAGGACAGTCTGCGATGTCAGGGGAACACCGATGAGCTGCGTGAAGTTCTGGTCAACCTGCTGGATAACGCTTTGACGCACGGTGCTGGCACCGTCCAGGTTAATGTCTGCCGCCGTGCCGAAGGTATTATGTTGGAAGTGGCCGACGAAGGCCCGGGCGTGCCGACGGCAGAGCGGGAAGCCATGTTCCAGCGCTTTCGCAAGGGCCGCCGAAGCGGCACAGGCACAGGCCTCGGACTGGCTATTGTTCGGCGTATTGTGGAGAACGCTGGCGGGCAGTCCGGTTTCGTCCAGGGGCGCGGAAATGCGCTACAGGTTCTGCTCATGGAAGTAAGCCAGACTGATCCGGTTTGA